One window of the Rhipicephalus sanguineus isolate Rsan-2018 chromosome 2, BIME_Rsan_1.4, whole genome shotgun sequence genome contains the following:
- the LOC119381203 gene encoding protein GVQW3-like yields MTKRLEQRYCIKFCQKLGDSQVETIGKIKTAFGDDAMSRTQIKEWYNRCKDGRTSVESEPRSSRPSTCRNDQVIAEVNAVVMRDRRVTIREIAEEVGISTFSAHSIMTEDLAMKRVAAKFVSKLLTVEQKQLRVEVSQDMLDFTSSDPNFMNIIITGDESWVYGYDPETKSQSPQWKHSTSPRPKKACQVRSNVKVILSAFFDSRGVVHHEYAPQGQTITKEYYRDVLRRLRDAVQRKRPELWSTGNWRIHHDNAPAHSSHLVLTFLAKSQTPVVQQAPYSPDMTPCYFWLFPKLKRTLKGERFQTREDIMAATTAELNSIPKEAFSECFQQWKHCWEKCVESQGDYFEGD; encoded by the coding sequence ATGACAAAGCGACTGGAGCAGCGGtactgcatcaaattttgccagaAACTGGGTGACAGCCAAGTGGAAACCATTGGGAAGATCAAGACAGCTTTCGGTGACGACGCTATGAGTCGCACACAGAttaaggagtggtacaaccggtgtaaagacggccgcacatcggtggagagcgagccacgctccagtcggccatcaacatgccgaaatgaccaggtcattgccgaagtgaacgctgtggtgatgcgggaccgtcgtgtgactatccgggaaattgcggaagaggtgggcatcagcactttctctgcacattccattatgaccgaagatttggccatgaagagagttgcgGCGAAATTCGTATCGAAACTGCTCACGGtggagcaaaagcaacttcgtgttgaagtctcACAGGACATGCTGGATTTCACAAGCAGTGACCCTAACTTCATGAACATCATTATCACTGGTGACGAGTCCTGGGTGTACGGGTACGACCCggaaaccaaatcccagtcgccacagtggaagcattccacgtcaccaagaccaaagaaggcctgccaagtgcgcagcaacgtcaaagtgattctgagtgctttctttgactcccgcggtgtggtacaccacgagtacgcaccacagggtcaaacaataaccaaagagtactacagggatgtcctccgtcgcctacgtgatgctgtgcagcgcaagagacctgagttgtggtcaacaggaaactggcgcattcatcacgacaatgctcctgcacattcctcacacttggttctgacttttttggcgaaaagtcagactcctgtagttcaacaggctccttaCTCTCCTGATATGACCCCCTGCTActtctggctgtttcccaaactcaagaggacattgaaaggagagcgatttcagacaagggaggacattatggctgcaacgacagctgagctaaactccattccgaaagaggccttctcagaatgcttccaacaatggAAGCACTgctgggagaagtgtgtggagtcccaaggggactactttgagggggattag